One stretch of Streptomyces sp. R21 DNA includes these proteins:
- a CDS encoding amidase: MDRIDATRRGVLSLGAAAAATPWLGASHANAQAPAPADTAPGPLDELGITELRERMDDGRLDAVRLTRYYLDRIERIDPLLHAVIEVNPDALSEARRLDAERQPRGPLHGIPVVLKDLVETADRMHTTAGALALEGLRPARDATVAARLRAAGAVVLGKTNLSEWAGGLSLTHHAGWSARGGQTRNPYKLDRSPNESSSGTAVAAAANLCVAGIGTETNGSIIDPASANSVVGVKPTVGLVGRGGVIPGVPSQDSVGPIARTVRDAAILLGTLVGVDARDPASEASRGHFHRDYTRFLHADGLRGARIGVPRTVYFGYSHHADEIAERAIATLRAAGATVVDPADIPTAEQLEDLHSSLVVQAYEIKKALNAYLAGAPGDHPRTLAELIAFNRAHADRELRYVQQDGLEMVQQLDFSEREYREALATNHRLSRAEGIDAVLRKFRLDALVMPTTGPPAKIDLVLGDSYGGGASTPAALAGYPAISVPAGFAFGLPVGLTFMGTAWSEPTLLRLAYAYEQASRVRRRPTYRPADVGF; encoded by the coding sequence ATGGACCGGATCGATGCCACACGCCGCGGCGTGCTCTCGCTCGGCGCCGCGGCCGCCGCCACACCGTGGCTCGGCGCATCCCACGCCAACGCCCAAGCCCCGGCCCCCGCCGACACCGCACCCGGACCGCTGGACGAACTCGGCATCACCGAACTGCGCGAGCGGATGGACGACGGCCGGCTCGACGCCGTACGGCTCACCCGCTACTACCTGGACCGAATCGAACGCATCGACCCGCTCCTGCACGCCGTGATCGAGGTCAATCCCGACGCACTGAGCGAGGCCCGCCGCCTGGACGCCGAACGGCAACCCCGTGGACCGCTGCACGGCATCCCCGTCGTACTGAAGGACCTGGTGGAGACAGCGGACCGGATGCACACCACCGCTGGGGCGCTCGCGTTGGAGGGCCTGCGGCCGGCGCGGGACGCCACCGTCGCCGCCCGGCTGCGTGCGGCGGGTGCCGTCGTCCTCGGCAAGACCAATCTCAGCGAGTGGGCCGGCGGTCTGTCCCTCACCCACCACGCCGGCTGGAGCGCCCGCGGCGGGCAGACCCGCAACCCGTACAAGCTGGACCGCTCGCCGAACGAGTCCAGCTCCGGTACGGCGGTCGCCGCCGCGGCCAATCTGTGCGTCGCCGGGATCGGTACCGAGACGAACGGCTCGATCATCGACCCTGCCTCGGCGAACTCCGTCGTCGGCGTCAAACCGACCGTCGGACTCGTCGGACGCGGCGGTGTGATCCCCGGTGTGCCGAGCCAGGACAGTGTCGGCCCGATCGCCCGCACGGTCCGCGACGCCGCGATCCTGCTCGGCACCCTCGTCGGCGTCGACGCCCGCGATCCGGCGAGCGAGGCGAGCCGCGGGCACTTCCACCGTGACTACACCCGTTTCCTTCACGCGGACGGGCTGCGCGGCGCACGCATCGGCGTACCCCGAACCGTGTACTTCGGCTACAGCCACCACGCCGACGAGATCGCCGAGCGGGCGATCGCCACGCTGCGCGCCGCCGGAGCGACGGTGGTCGACCCGGCCGACATCCCGACCGCCGAGCAACTCGAGGATCTGCACAGCTCGTTGGTCGTCCAGGCCTACGAAATCAAGAAGGCGCTCAACGCCTATCTGGCCGGCGCCCCCGGCGACCACCCGCGCACCCTCGCCGAGCTGATCGCGTTCAACCGTGCCCACGCCGACCGCGAACTCCGCTACGTCCAGCAGGACGGACTGGAGATGGTGCAGCAACTGGACTTCTCCGAGCGCGAATACCGTGAGGCGCTGGCCACCAACCACCGGCTGTCCCGTGCCGAGGGGATCGACGCGGTGCTGCGCAAGTTCCGCCTGGACGCCCTGGTCATGCCGACCACCGGACCGCCGGCCAAGATCGACCTGGTCCTCGGGGACAGCTACGGCGGCGGCGCGTCGACGCCCGCCGCCCTCGCCGGGTACCCCGCGATCAGTGTCCCGGCCGGTTTCGCCTTCGGCCTTCCGGTCGGCCTGACGTTCATGGGTACGGCGTGGAGCGAGCCGACCCTGCTCCGCCTGGCGTACGCCTACGAGCAGGCGAGCCGGGTCCGCCGTCGGCCGACGTATCGCCCTGCCGACGTCGGCTTCTGA
- a CDS encoding DUF1330 domain-containing protein, which translates to MTAYAIAHLQEAAPHPEIAEYIERIPATFEPYGGRWLVHATQHEVKEGSWPGHVVVIGFPGIAEARAWWDSAAYQEIAPLRSRHIEGDIILVGGVPEGYDSTATAKLMREGLPAE; encoded by the coding sequence ATGACCGCCTACGCCATAGCCCATCTGCAGGAGGCAGCCCCGCACCCGGAGATCGCCGAGTACATCGAGCGTATCCCGGCCACCTTCGAGCCGTACGGCGGCCGTTGGCTCGTGCACGCCACGCAGCACGAGGTGAAGGAGGGCAGTTGGCCCGGGCACGTCGTGGTGATCGGTTTCCCCGGGATCGCCGAGGCGCGGGCCTGGTGGGACTCGGCGGCCTACCAGGAGATCGCACCGCTGCGCTCACGGCATATCGAGGGCGACATCATCCTCGTCGGCGGCGTTCCCGAGGGCTATGACTCCACGGCCACCGCGAAGTTGATGCGGGAGGGCCTGCCTGCCGAGTGA
- a CDS encoding MFS transporter has protein sequence MKPSGRARWAIGGLLAGGIVVNFLDRIALSVASSPIATEFDLDLSQLGIVLSAFTWSYCLVQLPAGALVDLFGVSWLTRIASALWAVASLLTALAGGLGTVIAARLLLGVAEGPSMVGASKATATWFPLSERGMATAMFDGATKVANMVAFPLLAFVMSEWGWRAGFLFSAALSLLFSVAWWWGYRDPSEHRMLRDTEREFILKGGARDSDRGRPGRLRCVLRSRRSWTMAFACYGYTINVVVTWMPEFFQREYGLRLLNSGFHSMIPWGVATVAELVVGGWLVDRLVSRGRDPIRVRRTVLTAGLVCGATIGAAGTAGSAAAAVAWMSVSLAGLAIAAPVAWSLPGLLAEPGTVGAVSGLMNFANTAATGCGVVFTGWLAQATGSFHAPFLFAVVVLAVGVLLYRIVLRPTPSAHSASRTASPPQGAVIDAGDGEAVQAADSSAPKTPASLHTRNRP, from the coding sequence GTGAAACCTTCCGGACGTGCCCGATGGGCGATAGGCGGACTGCTCGCCGGCGGAATTGTCGTCAACTTCCTCGACCGTATTGCGCTGTCGGTGGCGAGTTCACCGATCGCCACCGAATTCGATCTCGACCTCAGTCAACTCGGCATTGTCCTCTCGGCCTTCACGTGGTCGTACTGCCTGGTCCAGCTCCCGGCGGGGGCGCTCGTGGACCTCTTCGGCGTGTCGTGGCTCACCCGAATCGCCTCCGCCCTGTGGGCCGTTGCCAGTCTGCTGACCGCGCTGGCCGGAGGGCTCGGCACGGTCATCGCGGCACGTCTGCTGCTTGGTGTGGCAGAAGGGCCGTCCATGGTCGGGGCCTCCAAGGCGACCGCAACGTGGTTCCCGCTCAGTGAGCGGGGGATGGCGACAGCGATGTTCGACGGAGCAACCAAGGTCGCCAACATGGTGGCGTTCCCGCTGCTGGCCTTCGTGATGAGCGAGTGGGGCTGGAGAGCAGGGTTCCTGTTCAGCGCGGCGCTGAGTCTGCTGTTCTCGGTGGCGTGGTGGTGGGGCTACCGGGACCCTTCCGAGCACCGCATGCTGCGCGACACCGAGCGGGAGTTCATCCTGAAGGGCGGGGCGCGCGACTCCGACCGTGGACGGCCGGGCCGGCTCCGCTGCGTACTGCGTTCGCGCAGGAGCTGGACCATGGCCTTCGCCTGCTACGGCTACACGATCAATGTGGTGGTCACGTGGATGCCGGAGTTCTTCCAGCGCGAGTACGGCCTTCGACTGCTGAACTCCGGCTTCCACTCGATGATCCCGTGGGGGGTCGCGACGGTGGCCGAACTCGTCGTCGGAGGCTGGCTGGTGGACCGGCTGGTGTCCCGGGGACGTGATCCGATACGGGTCCGCAGGACCGTCCTGACCGCGGGGCTGGTGTGCGGTGCGACGATCGGCGCCGCGGGAACCGCAGGGTCCGCTGCCGCCGCGGTGGCCTGGATGTCCGTCTCGCTCGCGGGTCTGGCGATCGCCGCGCCCGTCGCCTGGAGTCTGCCGGGCCTGCTGGCCGAGCCCGGGACGGTCGGGGCGGTCAGCGGGCTGATGAACTTCGCCAATACGGCGGCCACCGGATGCGGCGTGGTGTTCACGGGGTGGCTGGCACAGGCCACCGGATCGTTTCACGCCCCGTTCCTTTTCGCGGTGGTCGTCCTGGCCGTCGGCGTGCTGCTCTACCGGATCGTCCTGCGGCCCACGCCGTCGGCGCACTCCGCCTCGCGGACCGCATCGCCACCGCAGGGCGCCGTGATCGACGCAGGGGACGGAGAAGCCGTACAGGCGGCGGACAGCAGTGCGCCGAAGACGCCCGCATCCCTCCACACCCGGAACCGGCCGTAG
- a CDS encoding BTAD domain-containing putative transcriptional regulator — translation MTTDLTLLPRVAYLGQEVTAPRLRGLLALLAADLRTGCSTERLVEGLWPEELPERPAKAVQVLVFRARTQLGADVVASTPTGYRLTLTQEQVDSSALLLHAATSADRARAGDHAGSLAAAETGLALWDGTPDGAGDPDDPVAALRTERAPARGALVRAEALALARLGRHAEAAGPLARAAAEHPRDEEVLAELLRGEAATAGPSAALTRYEAYRRELREALGTDPGAGLKAVQQELLRGESPPVRHGVPHEPNPLLGRDEDIAAVTGLLGSSRVVTVVGPGGLGKTRLVHAVSRRAEQRVVHFVPLVGVTSDGDVAAAVASALGAGEGRHGAVSGHAPADPVSAVLGVLGSGPALLVLDNCEHVIRGAADLVQALISSSKNVRVLATSRAALGLTSEAVYALPELRLDTSVELFTQRARAARPGVKLPPEAVAELCGHLDGLPLAVELAAARVRVLSVPEIARRIGDRFALLRGGARDVPERHRTLHAVVEWSWNLLVEDARAALRTLSVFPGGFSGEAAEQVLGDDALFLLEQLAGQSLLTVSDAPVGVRFRMLETVREFSAARRAEAGEEEAAVGRFLAWARDFGLAHHDVLFGSEPLAVWERIRAEQDNLVLALRHALARADGPTTAALTAVLAALWSTNSNYPRLAALAAETGPPLSHYDPEPEFVEVARVAAVLCTASLFMGYRPHVTVVRQLVTLRRLPPAPPDTLLRATAVVLTAIPEMVPPDYDVLQRLCDSEQPLVAGLAECVATYIWEHEHDIERALASARRMIAALASVANPSIQVMAHARLSDMCLQTEQGEAAYGHLKAALEALPRLDDEHDSIGIRRGLVLACLQRGDPDEAEYWLRQAEGDSTPPSDASFIPDLCGRAEIALSRGLTETGLDLWRRAVERMPEADPTHSSDPWLDPWALEIQSAAVTAHAHAGCLALVADPVTRLHQRLRTLLSGPARTPRELPVFGTVLHALGMAGLASGDAGAVRMIALAERLRVLREFQPTMSAARARKAAEDADRAAYAEAVSQYAVLERNKLREAARALVLSDS, via the coding sequence GTGACCACCGACCTGACCCTGTTGCCGCGCGTCGCCTATCTCGGTCAGGAGGTCACCGCACCCCGGCTCCGCGGTCTGCTCGCACTGCTCGCGGCAGACCTGCGCACGGGCTGCAGCACCGAGCGGCTGGTGGAAGGACTGTGGCCCGAGGAGTTGCCGGAGCGGCCGGCCAAGGCGGTACAGGTCCTCGTGTTCAGGGCACGGACACAACTGGGCGCCGATGTCGTCGCGAGCACACCGACCGGATACCGGCTGACCCTCACCCAGGAGCAGGTCGACAGCTCCGCCCTGCTGCTGCACGCCGCCACGAGTGCCGACCGGGCCAGGGCCGGGGATCATGCCGGGTCGCTGGCCGCGGCCGAGACCGGGCTCGCCCTGTGGGACGGCACCCCTGACGGCGCCGGTGACCCTGACGACCCCGTCGCCGCGTTACGCACCGAGCGCGCCCCCGCCCGCGGTGCGCTCGTCCGCGCCGAGGCGCTCGCGCTGGCCCGCCTGGGGCGGCACGCGGAGGCGGCCGGGCCGCTGGCGAGGGCCGCAGCGGAGCATCCGCGCGACGAGGAGGTGCTCGCCGAGCTGCTGCGCGGCGAGGCGGCGACGGCGGGCCCGTCCGCCGCGCTGACGCGGTACGAGGCGTACCGCCGTGAACTGCGCGAGGCGCTCGGCACCGATCCGGGCGCCGGGCTCAAGGCCGTCCAGCAGGAGCTGCTGCGCGGCGAGTCACCCCCGGTCAGGCACGGCGTGCCGCACGAACCGAACCCGCTCCTCGGACGGGACGAGGACATCGCGGCCGTCACGGGGCTGCTCGGCTCCTCGCGCGTCGTCACCGTCGTGGGCCCCGGCGGCCTCGGCAAGACCCGGCTCGTGCACGCCGTCAGCCGCAGGGCGGAGCAGCGCGTGGTGCATTTCGTGCCGCTCGTCGGTGTCACCTCGGACGGGGACGTGGCCGCGGCGGTGGCCTCCGCACTGGGGGCGGGCGAGGGACGGCACGGCGCCGTGAGCGGCCACGCCCCGGCCGACCCGGTGTCCGCCGTCCTCGGAGTGCTCGGCTCGGGACCCGCTCTGCTGGTCCTGGACAACTGCGAACACGTCATCCGGGGCGCCGCCGACCTCGTACAGGCTCTGATCTCGTCCTCGAAGAACGTGCGGGTGCTGGCCACCAGCCGCGCCGCGCTGGGACTCACCTCGGAGGCGGTGTACGCACTGCCCGAGCTCCGTCTCGACACCTCGGTCGAGCTGTTCACGCAGCGGGCACGGGCCGCCCGCCCCGGGGTGAAGCTGCCACCGGAGGCAGTGGCCGAGCTGTGCGGTCACCTCGACGGACTACCGCTCGCCGTGGAGCTGGCCGCGGCGCGGGTGCGGGTCCTCTCGGTGCCGGAGATCGCGCGCCGCATCGGCGACCGGTTCGCTCTGCTGCGCGGCGGGGCGCGGGACGTGCCGGAGCGACACCGCACACTGCACGCGGTCGTGGAGTGGAGCTGGAACCTGCTCGTGGAGGATGCCAGGGCGGCGCTGCGCACTCTCTCCGTCTTCCCCGGCGGTTTCTCCGGCGAAGCGGCAGAGCAGGTGTTGGGTGATGACGCGCTGTTCCTGCTGGAGCAGTTGGCCGGTCAGTCGCTGCTCACCGTCTCCGACGCGCCGGTCGGTGTGCGGTTTCGGATGCTGGAGACCGTACGGGAGTTCAGTGCGGCCCGCCGCGCGGAGGCGGGCGAGGAGGAAGCGGCCGTCGGCCGGTTCCTCGCGTGGGCGCGGGACTTCGGGCTCGCCCACCACGACGTGCTCTTCGGCTCCGAGCCCCTGGCCGTGTGGGAGCGGATCAGAGCCGAGCAGGACAACCTCGTGCTGGCCCTGCGCCATGCCCTTGCCCGCGCGGACGGCCCCACCACGGCCGCCCTCACCGCGGTCCTGGCCGCCCTGTGGTCCACCAACTCCAACTACCCGCGTCTGGCCGCCCTCGCCGCCGAGACCGGCCCTCCCCTGTCGCACTACGACCCCGAGCCCGAGTTCGTCGAAGTCGCCCGCGTCGCCGCGGTGTTGTGCACGGCGAGCCTGTTCATGGGCTATCGCCCGCACGTCACCGTCGTCCGCCAGCTCGTCACCCTCCGACGGCTTCCCCCTGCCCCGCCGGACACGCTGCTGCGCGCCACCGCGGTCGTACTCACCGCGATCCCCGAGATGGTGCCCCCCGACTACGACGTGCTGCAACGGCTCTGCGACAGCGAGCAGCCGCTGGTCGCCGGCCTCGCCGAATGCGTCGCCACCTACATCTGGGAGCACGAGCACGACATCGAGCGTGCGCTCGCCTCGGCCCGCCGGATGATCGCCGCACTTGCGTCGGTCGCCAACCCGTCCATTCAGGTCATGGCCCATGCCCGGCTGAGCGACATGTGCCTGCAGACGGAGCAGGGCGAGGCCGCGTACGGGCATCTCAAGGCGGCGCTCGAGGCACTGCCGCGGCTCGACGACGAGCACGACTCCATCGGCATCCGCCGGGGCCTCGTGCTGGCCTGTCTGCAGCGCGGCGACCCCGACGAGGCCGAGTACTGGCTGCGCCAGGCCGAGGGCGACAGCACCCCGCCCAGCGACGCCTCCTTCATCCCCGACCTCTGCGGACGCGCCGAGATCGCGCTCTCCCGAGGGCTGACGGAGACCGGGCTCGATCTGTGGCGCCGTGCCGTGGAGCGGATGCCGGAGGCCGACCCGACACACAGCAGCGACCCCTGGCTCGACCCGTGGGCACTGGAGATCCAGTCGGCGGCGGTGACGGCGCACGCGCACGCCGGCTGTCTGGCGCTCGTCGCGGATCCGGTCACCCGGCTGCACCAGCGGCTGCGGACGCTGCTGTCCGGCCCGGCCCGCACGCCCAGGGAACTCCCGGTGTTCGGGACGGTGCTGCACGCGCTCGGCATGGCGGGACTCGCGTCCGGCGACGCCGGTGCCGTACGGATGATCGCGCTGGCCGAACGGCTACGGGTGCTGCGCGAGTTCCAGCCGACGATGTCGGCGGCCCGCGCCCGCAAGGCGGCCGAGGACGCCGACCGGGCCGCGTACGCCGAGGCCGTGTCGCAGTACGCCGTTCTCGAACGGAACAAGCTGCGCGAGGCAGCCCGCGCGCTCGTTTTGAGTGACAGCTGA